The bacterium region CACGCGGTGGGCCTGGCCTACGCCATGCGGCTGCAGGGCGAGACGGAGACCTGCGCCGTGACCTTCATGGGCGACGGCGCCACCAGCGAGGGCGACTTCCACGAGGCGATGAACTTCGCGGCCGTCTGGAACCTGCCGGTGCTCTTCGTGGTGCAGAACAACCAGTGGGCGATCTCGGTGCCCCGCTCCAAGCAGACCAAGTCGGCGACCATCGCCCAGAAGGCCATCGCCTACGGCATGCCCGGCGTCCAGGTCGACGGCAACGACGCGCTGGCGGTCTACGCGGCCGCCTCGGAGGCGCTCGACCGCGGCCGGCGCGGCGAGGGGCCGACCCTGATCGAGGCCGTGACCTACCGCCTGATGATGCACACCACGGCCGACGACCAGTACAAGTACCGCACCAAGGAGGAGGAGGAGCTGTGGTGGCGCCGCGACCCCCTGGTGCGCTTCCGCGCCTACCTTGAGGCGAAGAAGATCTGGTCTGAGAAGGACCAGGAGGCGCTCGAGGAGGAGTACAAGGTCGAGATCGAGAAGCAGGTGAAGGCCTTCGAGGAGATGTCGGGCTGGAAGCCGGACGCCCCCTTCGACCACGTCTTCGGCACGAAACACGAGCGCATCGAGGCGCAGCGCCGGGAGTTCCTGGCCGAGATCGCGAAGGAGGCCGACCGTGGCTAAGCTCAACATGGTCCAGGCGATCAACCTCGCCCTGGACGAGATGATGGCGGAGGATCCCAGCGTGATCGTGCTGGGCGAGGACGTCGGCGTCGACGGCGGCGTGTTCCGCGTCACCGAGGGCCTGATCGAGAAGTACGGCGAGGCGCGCGTCATCGACACGCCGCTGGCCGAGAGTGCCATCATCGGCACGGCCATCGGCATGGCCCTGGCCGGTCTGAAGCCC contains the following coding sequences:
- the pdhA gene encoding pyruvate dehydrogenase (acetyl-transferring) E1 component subunit alpha codes for the protein MPMKELDTFRVSYLSILDEDANVDKDLEPKLKKPELIELYRQMVWARRTDERMLKLQRQGRIGTFGPSTGQEAAQCAVAFAMRKQDWFAGAFREHGVRLLRGESLTRQLVYYNGQEEGNINEGSANPRNLPISVIVGAQPLHAVGLAYAMRLQGETETCAVTFMGDGATSEGDFHEAMNFAAVWNLPVLFVVQNNQWAISVPRSKQTKSATIAQKAIAYGMPGVQVDGNDALAVYAAASEALDRGRRGEGPTLIEAVTYRLMMHTTADDQYKYRTKEEEELWWRRDPLVRFRAYLEAKKIWSEKDQEALEEEYKVEIEKQVKAFEEMSGWKPDAPFDHVFGTKHERIEAQRREFLAEIAKEADRG